From the Gavia stellata isolate bGavSte3 chromosome 22, bGavSte3.hap2, whole genome shotgun sequence genome, one window contains:
- the TEPSIN gene encoding AP-4 complex accessory subunit tepsin, with product MAAPLRDRLSFLSRLPVLLRGTADDDVPCPGYLFEEIAKISHESPGSSQCLLEYLLNRLQSNSCHVKLKVLKILLHTCAQGSPQFVLQLKRNAWFIREAAVFTGPPDPLHGNSLNQKVRAAAQDLASVLFSDAPLPQPAVLPARPLPPAGMGSSPSPCSSLQGFGFSCEKSGSASTGEALLSTIQRAAEAVAHAVLPSPEAPQPCRRELHEDAYQPVRAPSPSRSPAGAVKPPAATAAHSTRVTHQPGLAGGGWEEADSGHSSQDSSQGNGELSRTSDSCSKSGSDSHSGASRELTHVAERVDADSLGDCVREVSLVSALTRGARVFLTREEAQHFVKECGLLNCEVVLELLSRALEDPNDSVRMRSMCAISSLMCSDLLSLDQIFAVTRQHLQQLSQGSPGAVANRATKILRQFEALCRGQPSPKSARPDSDPSGLAMGSAPCTGDLLTDIPPLAGESILTPLSAAPLPVATPARGEEQGVEAETHGQPSAAVPACPCEQEAVSRLAGDMTGATAPSRSLSLFAGMELVACPGAVLCPDSLPAAPRTLSQPQDRQTDTEGSWQPSAFAFLNM from the exons ATGGCGGCGCCGCTGAGAGACCGGTTGAGTTTCCTGAGCCGG ctgccggTGCTGCTGAGGGGCACGGCGGACGACGACGTCCCCTGCCCCGGGTACCTGTTCGAGGAGATCGCCA AGATCTCCCACGAGTCTCCCGGCAGCAGCCAGTGCCTGCTGGAGTATCTCCTCAACCGGCTGCAGAGCAACTCCTGCCATGTCAAGCTGAAG GTGCTGAAGATCCTGCTGCACACATGTGCCCAGGGCTCCCCCCAGTTCGTCCTGCAGCTGAAGAGGAACGCCTGGTTCATCCGGGAGGCAGCAG TGTTCACTGGGCCCCCAGACCCCCTCCACGGCAACAGCTTGAACCAGAAGGTCCGGGCAGCCGCACAG GACTTGGCCAGCGTTCTCTTTTCGGATGCGCCGCTCCCCCAGCCTGCCGTGCTGCCTGCccgtcccctgcctcctgcag GCAtgggctccagccccagcccctgcagctccttgcaAGGATTCGGCTTCAGCTGTGAGAAAAGTGGCTCTG CTTCGACAGGGGaagccctgctcagcaccaTCCAGCGAGCAGCCGAAGCGGTGGCCCACGCTGTGCTCCCCTCCCCGGAGGCGCCCCAGCCTTGCCGCAGGGAGCTCCACGAGGACGCCTACCAGCCCGTGAGAgccccctctccctccaggAGCCCAGCCGGGGCTGTGAAGCCACCAGCAGCCACCGCAGCACACAGCACCAGAG tgacCCACCAGCCAGGGCTGGccgggggaggctgggaggaggcGGACAGCGGGCACAGCTCCCAGGACTCCTCACAGGGGAACGGCGAGTTGAGCCGCACCTCGGACTCCTGCAGCAAATCGGGCAGTGACAGCCACTCCGGGGCCAGCCGGGAGCTGACCCACGTGGCTGAGAG GGTGGACGCTGACAGCCTGGGCGACTGCGTGCGGGAGGTGAGCCTGGTGTCGGCGCTGACCCGCGGTGCCAGGGTCTTCCTCACCAGGGAGGAAGCACAGCACTTTGTCAAAGA GTGCGGGCTGCTGAACTGCGAGGtggtgctggagctgctcagCCGGGCACTGGAGGACCCCAACGACAGCGTCCGAATG AGGTCCATGTGTGCCATCTCCTCCCTCATGTGCTCCGACCTGCTCTCCCTGGACCAGATCTTTGCTGTGACTcggcagcacctgcagcagctcagccaaGGCAGCCCTGGCGCTGTCGCCAACCGAGCAACGAAG aTCCTGCGGCAGTTTGAGGCTCTCTGCAGAGGCCAGCCCTCCCCGAAGAGCGCGCGCCCGGACTCGGACCCCTCTGGCCTTGCCATGGGCTCAGCCCCGTGCACCGGGGACCTGCTGACGGACATCCCACCCCTGGCAGGCGAGAGCATCCTCACCCCCCTGAgcgcagccccgctccccgtGGCCACGCCGGCCCGCGGTGAGGAGCAGGGGGTGGAAGCAGAGACGCACGGGCAGCCCAGTGCCGCGGTGCCAGCCTGTCCCTGCGAGCAGGAGGCGGTAAGCAGGCTGGCAGGGGACATGACGGGTGCCACTGCGCCCTCCCGCAGCCTCTCCCTCTTCGCTGGCATGGAGCTGGTGGCCTGTCCCGGCGCGGTGCTCTGCCCGGACTCTCTGCCAGCAGCGCCGCGGACACTGTCCCAGCCCCAGGACAGGCAGACGGACACAGAGGGCAGCTGGCAGCCGTCAGCCTTTGCCTTTCTCAACATGTAG